GCTGGCCGCGAATGCATCCCCACCGTTTCCGCCTTATGCCGTCGCCCCACCGGCTATCGGGTTCGGTGCCAAGAACAGCGCAGCCGCTGCGGCCGGGGCGAAACGACCTGCACCGGAAGCCGATTCGGCTGCGGTGGCAGCGGCGACGACGGCACGCAAAGCGGCGCGCACGCGACGACGCCAACAGCTGCGGCGCCACGACAACGCCGACGAGTTCATGGACATGAATGTCGACGTCGCCCCGGAATGGGAGAGGCCTGCGCCCACCGGCTCCGAAAGAGGTTCCGGCACAATGGGCTTCAGTGGTGTAGCAACCAAGAGTGCTGCCACGGCGGCGGGCTTGGCGACCATTGCCGGCGACGAGTTCGGCGACAGCCCTCGCATGCCGATGATCCCGAGCGGCTGGAACCCGGCCGACGACACTGAACGCTAGGGCCGCTCAGCGTCGCCTCCGTTCGTCACCGGACGTTCGGTAGGCCAGTGGACCGCTCCATATACGTGGAATCGGGCGCCGCGAAGCCAAATTTTTCGTAGAGGCCGTGTGCGTCGGCGGTGTGCAGCATCCATCGGAAGTCGCGGCCCGGCCCGTCGTCGATCATTGCCCGCAGCAGCCCTTGTCCGATTCCGCCACCGCGTTCGTTGCGGGACACGTACACATCGGCGAGGTAGGCCATGGCCGCTCCGTCCGAAAACGCGCGGCAGAACCCGACCATGGCGCCATCGACGGCTCGATATGCGCCGACCACCCGCCAGGCACAGTCGAGTTGCCGGTCGAACATCTCGCGGGTGCGGTACTTCGCCCAATACGTGTGCTCGGTCAATTCGGTCCACAGCCAGTCGCGGTCCAACCGTGCCGGATCTGTCGAGAACTCGACGGTGGGCAACGCGGTCACCATTCAGCAATTGCAGCACGGCGCACTGCGGGTTCGGCTCCTGCGTCTTGCACGTGCCCTGTGACCACGTCGTAAGGTCGTTCGGAGGTACGAAGGCTATGCAGAGCAATACGCGAGAGGAAGCTCATGAGAACGGTCGGATACCGCAACGCGTCAATCGTCGGCCTGGTCGCCGCCGCGCTGATCACTGCAGGTTGCAGCAGCAGCAACAAGAGCGTCGACGCCTCCGCACCGCCTCACACGGCGGCGAGCGCCACGTCGACGTCGACATCGCAAGCGCAGCCCGCGGAGGTGAAGCTGATCGGGGAGAGTGGCGCAGAGGTGACGCTCACCGGCCCGATCGCAGCCAAGTACTCATCGGCGACCCAAAGCCAGAAAGATGCCCTCGGCAAGGCGTTGACGGGTGACCACAACGCGGGCACACGCCAGAGCGGCCTGATATTCCAGCAGTTCGAGGGCGGCGCCATCACCGCCAAGAACGACGAGCCCGGCACGCCCGCCTACATCACGACGGGCAAGGTCCGCGAGGCCTGGAACGTCCAACGTGCCCCGGACGGTACACCGGCGGTCACGGGCGAAAACGGCTCTGCAGGCCCGTTGGGGTTTCCGACGAGCGACGTGAACGCGGTCGGCGATCAATTGGTGTCGACTTTCGAGCACGGCAAGATCGCGTACACCCCGACGACCGGTGCGGTCGAAGTGACGGTGAACGACAAGGTCGTGCCCTCGGGCCTGTGACGCGAAAAGCCTTGAAATGCAGATTAATTGGCTCGGCATCATCATCGCCATCGTCGTGGGGATGGCGGTCGCGGGCGCGTGGTACGGAAAGCTGTTCCTAACCACCTGGTCGCGCTTGACCGGCATCACGGCGGAGCAATCCGAGGCGTTCAGGCGACGGAATATGGCCCAACTGTTGATCGCCAACACCATCACCGCCATCGGCCTGGGAAGCGCCATCGGGGTCACCCATACGGCGACCGGCAGTCGCGCGGTGTGGCTCGCCGTCCTTGTGGGCGCTGCGGCCTGGTTGGCGTTTTCTGCCACAACGTTGCTTCAGCACAACGCATTTGAATTGAAGCCACCTCGACTGACCGTCCTCAACAGCGCGTACCAACTCACGCTGTTCCTCGCGATGGCACTCGCCATCGGGGTCACTCCCGGCATTGGCTGAACTGCAGGACGGCTGAGGCGACTTGACCTGGGTGTTCCTCGTGCACAAGCAATTTGGCGTCCGGAATCACGGTCAGTTCAGCGGCGGGGGAGAACTGCTCTGCCATCTCGCGGGCCAGGTCGACGGGGAAGAACGGGTCGTCGGCTCCCCAGATCATGTGCACCGGCGCCGACAGCTCGCGGTGGGTAATCCGGAAATTGTCGACGACATTCCAGTCGAAACCGAGCAGATATCGACGTACGCCCTCTCGTCGTCGCCGGTTCATGACGAGTGGCTCGACGACGCACCGGAAGAAATCGTCGTCGAGCAACTTCCGGTCGGCGAACACGTCACCGAACGTCGCGCGGGACACCAGAAACGGTCGCCAACGAGTCAAGGGACGCAGCAATTCCGTCGAACCGGGAATGCGCGCCAGCGCGGTGTAGAGGGGGATGAGCTGCGGTCGGTGGCCGGGCATTTCGGTATTGAGCAGAATCAGCCGCTCGACGCGCTCTGGATCGCTCAGGCACAGCAGCCGTGCGAGAGTCCCACCGCTGTCCTGACCCAACACCGTGTAGGACCGAACGCCGAGTGTGTCGACGAACTGGCGAATCGTGAGCGCTTGCGACGGGAAATGAAAGTCGAAATTGCTGTGCCATTCGGACGCGCCGAGGCCTGGAGTGTCAGGATCGTAGCAGGTGAAGTGGCGCGCCAGGTGCGGCACGAGGTGCCGATAGCTCAAGCTGGACAACGGGAAACCGTGTAGCAATAGCAGCGCCGGCCCGTCGCCGAATTTGCGGTAGGCGATCTGAGCGCGGTCGACCTGGGCGAATTGCAGCGGCTGCGCGAGGAATTGTTCGGTGATAGTCGTATTCATGTCTCCGAAAATGCCTGCTAGGCAGCTGCCATGGCGATCCCGAAAGGTGCCAGACACTGCCAGCAGCCGATCTAGCCCACGATCGCCCGCGCCGCGCGCTCGGCGATGAGCATCACGGGCGCGTTGGTGTTGCCCGACGTGATCGAGGGCATCGCCGACGCGTCGACGACGCGGAGACCGGCGACGCGATAGACGCGGCAGTCGGTGTCGAGCACGGTGGCGGACGCCCGCGGTCGGCCATGGGCGTCGAAGGCTCCCATCGCGCAGGTTCCCACCGGGTGGAAGATCGTCGTGCCCAGTTCGCCGGCCGCCTTCTGCAACTCGTCGTCGCTCGTTAACTGCGGACCGGGGAGCAGCTCCTGCGGGCGATAGCGGGCGAGCGCCGGCGCCGCCATGATCTGCCGCGTTTTCCGCAGGCCGCGCACGGCGGTGAGGAGGTCGGCGTCGGTCGACAGGTAGTTGCAGGAAATTTTCGGACTGACCTGCGGGTCCGCGCTGGCCATCCGCACGAGACCCCGCGAAGTGGGCCGCAGATTGCAGACCGAGGGAGTGATCGCGCCGAAATGATGCAGCGGTTCGCCGAACTTCGGCAATGACAGGGGCTGAACGTGCCACTCCATGTCAGAGCTGGACAACGCGGGGTCGCTCTTGGCGAACGCCCCGAGCGTTGAGGGTGGCATGGTCATAGGACCGGATCGCATGGTGAGGTACTGAAGTCCCATGCCGCCGCGGGTGATCAAGTTCCGGTACAGCGTGTTGACGGTCCGGGCGCCCCGCACTTGATAGATCGTCCGTATCTGCAAGTGGTCCTGGAGGTTTTCGCCAACACCGGGCAGATCGACGGCTACCGGCACCTGATGCTGGGCGAGCAGCCCGGCCGGGCCGAGACCGGACACCTGCATCAGATGCGGCGATCCGATACTGCCGGCGCTCAGGACCACCTCTCGGCGGGCGTGGACGTCAATGGTGTTGCCGCCCTTGAGTAACCGAACGCCGGTGACGCGGTGCTGCGCCGTGGTCCAGGCCCCTCGGCGCTGGTCTTCGTGAACCTGGTCGTCCATCAGAAGGCGCAATGCCTGCGCCTTCGTGTACACGGTGAGATTCCGCCGGTGGGCGATGGGATGCAAGAATGCGTCGGCCATCGACCAGCGCCGAC
The sequence above is a segment of the Candidatus Mycobacterium wuenschmannii genome. Coding sequences within it:
- a CDS encoding GMC family oxidoreductase, whose product is MSPVPEFDFIIVGAGSAGCLLANRLSANPDHRVLLIEAGGKDDWFWIKVPVGYLYTIANPRTDWCFTTEADLGLAGRSIHYARGRVIGGSSSINAMIHMRGQASDYDMWAQTTGDDRWLWGGPDSPGETLGIYKELEDYFGGADEWHGAGGEIRVERPRVRWKILDAWQAAAAQVGISPIEEFNRGDNAGSAYFHVNQRRGRRWSMADAFLHPIAHRRNLTVYTKAQALRLLMDDQVHEDQRRGAWTTAQHRVTGVRLLKGGNTIDVHARREVVLSAGSIGSPHLMQVSGLGPAGLLAQHQVPVAVDLPGVGENLQDHLQIRTIYQVRGARTVNTLYRNLITRGGMGLQYLTMRSGPMTMPPSTLGAFAKSDPALSSSDMEWHVQPLSLPKFGEPLHHFGAITPSVCNLRPTSRGLVRMASADPQVSPKISCNYLSTDADLLTAVRGLRKTRQIMAAPALARYRPQELLPGPQLTSDDELQKAAGELGTTIFHPVGTCAMGAFDAHGRPRASATVLDTDCRVYRVAGLRVVDASAMPSITSGNTNAPVMLIAERAARAIVG
- a CDS encoding alpha/beta fold hydrolase → MNTTITEQFLAQPLQFAQVDRAQIAYRKFGDGPALLLLHGFPLSSLSYRHLVPHLARHFTCYDPDTPGLGASEWHSNFDFHFPSQALTIRQFVDTLGVRSYTVLGQDSGGTLARLLCLSDPERVERLILLNTEMPGHRPQLIPLYTALARIPGSTELLRPLTRWRPFLVSRATFGDVFADRKLLDDDFFRCVVEPLVMNRRRREGVRRYLLGFDWNVVDNFRITHRELSAPVHMIWGADDPFFPVDLAREMAEQFSPAAELTVIPDAKLLVHEEHPGQVASAVLQFSQCRE
- a CDS encoding GNAT family N-acetyltransferase: MVTALPTVEFSTDPARLDRDWLWTELTEHTYWAKYRTREMFDRQLDCAWRVVGAYRAVDGAMVGFCRAFSDGAAMAYLADVYVSRNERGGGIGQGLLRAMIDDGPGRDFRWMLHTADAHGLYEKFGFAAPDSTYMERSTGLPNVR
- a CDS encoding DUF1761 domain-containing protein, with translation MAVAGAWYGKLFLTTWSRLTGITAEQSEAFRRRNMAQLLIANTITAIGLGSAIGVTHTATGSRAVWLAVLVGAAAWLAFSATTLLQHNAFELKPPRLTVLNSAYQLTLFLAMALAIGVTPGIG
- a CDS encoding LGFP repeat-containing protein, which produces MRTVGYRNASIVGLVAAALITAGCSSSNKSVDASAPPHTAASATSTSTSQAQPAEVKLIGESGAEVTLTGPIAAKYSSATQSQKDALGKALTGDHNAGTRQSGLIFQQFEGGAITAKNDEPGTPAYITTGKVREAWNVQRAPDGTPAVTGENGSAGPLGFPTSDVNAVGDQLVSTFEHGKIAYTPTTGAVEVTVNDKVVPSGL